A portion of the Cryptomeria japonica chromosome 5, Sugi_1.0, whole genome shotgun sequence genome contains these proteins:
- the LOC131037239 gene encoding uncharacterized protein LOC131037239 has translation MLYPDMITMGHSCDSGNGKIVGASSSIEQSRDNGDEEVDQQVQDHEEQEPETSRDDDGQEHSNGVDGEVDNNKDGWTDGYDYNEEEEDSAMEQEDEEEDESYITGISLDETEHGISVASEAIVEKDINNEDEHDVGHWAQDDDEKEDEEDEQDDSREYSPSTSYVNITSSSSIRGGHPLVPESSTYNDMSRGDEQETDQQGQDHQQEEDDDEEVDRYDAEEEEECTVIDILVVLHLMVEIRILGLLSHQQIDILVLVNHLLRLGILAILCHQRIDINSGDDQEVYEQREDHQQEDDDLQVEEENYDAEDEEEEAAGTQTEEEDGQENDSNQAYPRKRNVDITGSSSDHIMRQDSLSSDFSISQNLNKGDEQEGDQRGEDLCQEEEDGAESKGGKGNDKDGRGKTKKEKEDGVYSKEDDDKEGKQEYDYTPTDDEEKTEKIQMDTKDAIAEDGENESEGKKFRGKTRFGLYIELKKAEKI, from the coding sequence ATGTTATACCCTGATATGATCACAATGGGTCATTCATGTGATTCTGGGAATGGAAAAATTGTGGGTGCCAGCTCCTCGATAGAACAGAGCAGAGACAATGGAGATGAAGAAGTTGATCAGCAGGTACAGGATCATGAAGAACAAGAACCAGAAACATCAAGAGATGATGATGGACAAGAGCATAGCAACGGTGTTGATGGAGAAGTGGATAATAATAAAGATGGTTGGACCGATGGTTATGATtataatgaagaagaagaggacagtGCTATGGAACAagaggacgaggaggaggatgaAAGTTATATCACTGGTATTTCATTAGATGAAACAGAGCATGGGATTAGTGTCGCCAGTGAGGCCATAGTCGAGAAAGACATAAACAATGAAGATGAACATGATGTGGGTCATTGGGcacaagatgatgatgaaaaagaagatgaagaagacgaGCAAGACGATAGTCGTGAATATAGTCCCAGCACTAGCTATGTTAATATCACCAGTAGTTCATCAATTAGAGGTGGGCATCCTTTGGTTCCTGAATCTTCCACATATAATGACATGAGCAGAGGAGATGAACAAGAAACAGATCAACAGGGGCAAGATCATCAAcaagaagaggatgatgatgaagaagtaGATAGGTAtgatgcagaagaagaagaagaatgtacAGTAATTGATATATTAGTGGTACTTCATTTGATGGTGGAAATAAGGATACTTGGGCTACTGAGTCACCAACAAATAGACATATTAGTGCTAGTTAATCACCTGTTAAGATTAGGGATACTTGCGATACTGTGTCACCAACGAATAGACATCAATAGTGGAGATGATCAAGAAGTATATGAGCAGAGAGAAGACCATCAACAAGAAGATGATGAtttgcaagttgaagaagaaaattatgacgcagaagatgaagaagaagaagcagcagGCACTCAAACAGAAGAAGAGGATGGGCAAGAAAATGATAGCAATCAAGCTTACCCCAGGAAGAGAAATGTAGATATCACTGGAAGTTCATCTGATCATATTATGAGACAGGATTCTTTGTCTTCTGACTTCTCAATAAGCCAAAACCTAAATAAGGGAGATGAACAAGAAGGCGATCAGCGAGGAGAGGATCTATgtcaagaagaagaagatggtgcTGAATCTAAGGGTGGAAAGGGAAATGATAAAGACGGAAGaggaaaaacaaaaaaagagaaagaagatggTGTTTATagtaaagaagatgatgataaggAAGGTAAGCAAGAATATGATTATACCCCTACTGATGATGAAGAAAAAACAGAAAAAATTCAAATGGATACAAAAGATGCTATTGCAGAGGATGGTGAGAATGAATCAGAGGGAAAGAAGTTCAGGGGGAAAACAAGATTTGGATTATACATTGAACTCAAAAAGGCAGAGAAGATCTGA